One genomic segment of Diceros bicornis minor isolate mBicDic1 chromosome 25, mDicBic1.mat.cur, whole genome shotgun sequence includes these proteins:
- the SOCS2 gene encoding suppressor of cytokine signaling 2: MTLRCLEPSGNGAEGTRSQWGTAGPAEEPSPEAARLAKALRELSQTGWYWGSMTVNEAKEKLKEAPEGTFLLRDSSHSDYLLTISVKTSAGPTNLRIEYQDGKFRLDSIICVKSKLKQFDSVVHLIDYYVQMCKDKRTGPEAPRNGTVHLYLTKPLYTSAPPLQHLCRLTINKCTGTIWGLPLPTRLKDYLEEYKFQV; the protein is encoded by the exons ATGACCCTGCGGTGCCTCGAGCCCTCCGGGAATGGCGCGGAAGGGACGCGGAGCCAGTGGGGGACCGCAGGGCCGGCGGAGGAGCCGTCCCCGGAGGCGGCGCGTCTGGCGAAGGCCCTGCGGGAGCTCAGTCAAACAG GTTGGTACTGGGGAAGTATGACTGTTAATGAAgccaaagagaaattaaaagaggCACCAGAAGGAACTTTCTTGCTTAGAGATAGTTCGCATTCAGACTACCTACTAACAATCTCTGTTAAAACATCAGCTGGACCAACTAACCTGCGAATCGAATACCAAGATGGGAAATTCAGATTGGACTCTATCATATGTGTCAAATCCAAGCTTAAACAATTTGACAGTGTGGTTCATCTGATCGACTACTATGTTCAGATGTGCAAGGATAAGCGGACGGGCCCAGAAGCCCCCCGGAACGGCACTGTTCACCTTTATCTGACCAAACCGCTCTACACGTCAGCACCACCTCTGCAGCATCTCTGTAGACTCACCATTAACAAATGTACCGGTACCATCTGGGGACTGCCTTTACCAACAAGACTAAAAGATTACTTGGAAGAATATAAATTCCAGGTATaa